The DNA segment GCCCGGCGTCGGCCGCATCCCTCCGCACCGCACCGATGCGGGCGCCTTTCTGCTGGCCGAGTGCTTCGGCTGCGCCACGATCACGCTGCTGAAGGACGTGGACGGCCTCTACGACCGCGACCCGCGGCAGCATGCGGACGCGGAGTTCATCCCCGCGATCACGGTTGCCGAGCTGCGCGAGCGGAAGCTGCCGACACTGCCCTTCGACCGCGTGCTGCTCGATCTGATCGAGCGGGCGCGGCTTGTGAAGCACGTGCAGATCGTCAACGGGCTCAAGCCGCAGCTGCTGGCGCCGGCCTTACGCGGCGAGCACGTGGGCACGATCGTGCGCAAGGATGCCACCGCCTGACGAAACTACGCCTGCCGCCTGCGGCGTGGCCCGCTGGGATCGCGGCGCCGCGCGGGGCTGCTGGCAGAGCGGCTCTGCGGCCGGGGAGATGAGACAACTGCGCGAGCGTAATAGGTTTCAACGATATGAAACTGTTTGCTGCATGCAGGATAACCGCCGTCCACGCGCCGTTGATCTAGGTATGATTAGGAACTCACGGACGGTTTCCTGGCCGTCTCCGTGGTCCAGTTCCGGCTGAGCGTCGCCGTCATGTCCGCGGATGACCTTGTCAGCGGCGCGTGCTTCGCTCTGCTCTGCGCCGGAGGTTTCCCCCGATGACCGCCCTGTCTTCCCCCGCCTGGTCCGTGCTGATCACCGACGACGATGACCTGTTGCGCCTCGGACTCAGCACCCTGCTCACGGAGCCGGCCGACTTCCGGGCAGTGGCAGAACCCCTCGGCCGCGCCACCGCCGCCGCACGCCGCCTGCAGCCCGACCTGATCGTCGTGGATCCCCGCCGGCGGGACAGCCTCGACCTGGCGCTCGTGCGCGAGCTGGCGCGGATCAGCCCGCGCAGCCGTCTCTGCATCCACACCACCGTCTTCACGCCCGCGATCTTCCTCGAATCCCTGCTCGCGGGCGCCGACGCCTACCTGATCAAGGGGAACCTGGAGGGGGCGGGGCTGCGGCAGACGCTGGCGCTGCTGACACGGACGGGCATCGCGGCCGTCGATCAGACGATCCTCGACTACTTCCGTGCACAGCCGCTGGGCACACTGGCAGTCCGCGTGCGCGACGCCTGCGCGCGGCCGGTCACCGAGCGCGA comes from the Dehalococcoidia bacterium genome and includes:
- a CDS encoding response regulator transcription factor, whose translation is MTALSSPAWSVLITDDDDLLRLGLSTLLTEPADFRAVAEPLGRATAAARRLQPDLIVVDPRRRDSLDLALVRELARISPRSRLCIHTTVFTPAIFLESLLAGADAYLIKGNLEGAGLRQTLALLTRTGIAAVDQTILDYFRAQPLGTLAVRVRDACARPVTERERAVLSLLAEGLTEKDIAARLGIRRTTVGSHAHNLLIKLGAENAVQLGIRAVEQGLLAPAALAMPA